GGGGCCTCGGATCAGCCCATGtgggctgcctggttggtggttcagtctctaggagctccctggggtccaggttagttgagactgttggtcttcctatggggtcaccctcctgatcagtttcagtttcttcattccttccccaaATTCAACCACTTGAGTACAGTGGTTAGGTGTGggtatctgcgtctgtctcagccagctgctggtagggcctctcagaggacagtgatgctaggctcctgtctgtaagcacaccacagcatcagtaagtGTCAGGTCTTGGTTCCCCGCCATTaggtggatcccaagttgggccagtcattggactgccttttcttcagtctcttctccatttttgtccctgcagttcttctagacaggaacagttctgggtcagaaattttgactgtgggttagtaaccctgtccctccacttgagtcTACTGGACGtagactctttgagttccctctccccattgttgggcattttggctaaggtcgcCTCCATTGAGTCCTGacagtctctcacctcctgggtctctggcactttctagagggtccccccaaccccaccccaggctgcattccattcattctcctggccttctgggcttctctcctccctgcctccaaaccagatcctctctctcccccttccctctcccatccaggtccctccctccctctgcctcccatgattattttcttaccccttctaagtgagattaaaGCACCCTCACTTGGGTTTTTCTGTTacacttcttacagtctgtgggtTGTAACCTAGGTTTTCTGTACCTTTTGGttaatccacttatcagtgagttcatactatgcatgtccttttgggtctgggttacctcactcagggtattttctagttccatccatttgcctgcaaaattcatgatgtccttgtttttaatagctgaatagcattccattgaataaatgaaccacattttctgtatccattcttcagtttagggacacctgggttgtttccagcttctggtatcaagtaaggctgatatgaacatagtggaacatgtgaccttgtggtatggtagtgtatcttttgggtatatgcccaagagtggtatagctggttcttcagatagaactatttccaattttctgaggaactgccagattaatttccagagtgattgtaccagtttgcaattccactagcaatggaggagtgatcctctttctccatatcttctccaacatctgctgtcacctgcgttttttatcttagccattctgattggtgtgaggtggaatctcagggtcattttgatttgcatttctctgatgactaagtacTTTGAACGTTTCCTgtagtgcttctcagccatatgAGATTCTTTTGTTATgaattttgtttagctctgtaccccccccttttttttttccaggacagggtttctctgtgtagctctggctgtcctggaactcactctgtagaccaggctggcctNNNNNNNNNNNNNNNNNNNNNNNNNNNNNNNNNNNNNNNNNNNNNNNNNNNNNNNNNNNNNNNNNNNNNNNNNNNNNNNNNNNNNNNNNNNNNNNNNNNNNNNNNNNNNNNNNNNNNNNNNNNNNNNNNNNNNNNNNNNNNNNNNNNNNNNNNNNNNNNNNNNNNNNNNNNNNNNNNNNNNNNNNNNNNNNNNNNNNNNNNNNNNNNNNNNNNNNNNNNNNNNNNNNNNNNNNNNNNNNNNNNNNNNNNNNNNNNNNNNNNNNNNNNNNNNNNNNNNNNNNNNNNNNNNNNNNNNNNNNNNNNNNNNNNNNNNNNNNNNNNNNNNNNNNNNNNNNNNNNNNNNNNNNNNNNNNNNNNNNNNNNNNNNNNNNNNNNNNNNNNNNNNNNNNNNNNNNNNNNNNNNNNNNNNNNNNNNNNNNNNNNNNNNNNNNNNNNNNNNNNNNNNNNNNNNNNNNNNNNNNNNNNNNNNNNNNNNNNNNNNNNNNNNNNNNNNNNNNNNNNNNNNNNNNNNNNNNNNNNNNNNNNNNNNNNNNNNNNNNNNNNNNNNNNNNNNNNNNNNNNNNNNNNNNNNNNNNNNNNNNNNNNNNNNNNNNNNNNNNNNNNNNNNNNNNNNNNNNNNNNNNNNNNNNNNNNNNNNNNNNNNNNNNNNNNNNNNNNNNNNNNNNNNNNNNNNNNNNNNNNNNNNNNNNNNNNNNNNNNNNNNNNNNNNNNNNNNNNNNNNNNNNNNNNNNNNNNNNNNNNNNNNNNNNNNNNNNNNNNNNNNNNNNNNNNNNNNNNNNNNNNNNNNNNNNNNNNNNNNNNNNNNNNNNNNNNNNNNNNNNNNNNNNNNNNNNNNNNNNNNNNNNNNNNNNNNNNNNNNNNNNNNNNNNNNNNNNNNNNNNNNNNNNNNNNNNNNNNNNNNNNNNNNNNNNNNNNNNNNNNNNNNNNNNNNNNNNNNNNNNNNNNNNNNNNNNNNNNNNNNNNNNNNNNNNNNNNNNNNNNNNNNNNNNNNNNNNNNNNNNNNNNNNNNNNNNNNNNNNNNNNNNNNNNNNNNNNNNNNNNNNNNNNNNNNNNNNNNNNNNNNNNNNNNNNNNNNNNNNNNNNNNNNNNNNNNNNNNNNNNNNNNNNNNNNNNNNNNNNNNNNNNNNNNNNNNNNNNNNNNNNNNNNNNNNNNNNNNNNNNNNNNNNNNNNNNNNNNNNNNNNNNNNNNNNNNNNNNNNNNNNNNNNNNNNNNNNNNNNNNNNNNNNNNNNNNNNNNNNNNNNNNNNNNNNTCTCCAGCCccaggtatgtttcctgtatacagcaagatgctggatcctgtttatgtatctagtctgttagcctgtgtctatttatggggaattgagtccactgatgttgagagatattaaagacaaatgattgttagttcctgttatttttgttgctggagatttgttgttgtttgatactgtgtgtgtgtgtgtgattctcttcttttgtgtttgttgtgaaatgtttaagttcttgtgttttctttggtgtagttaccctccttgtgttggggaTTTTGTTCCAGTAttttctgtaggactggattagtagaaagatattgtttaaattgggttttgtcacagaatatattggtttctccaCTTATGGTGatggagagttttgctgggtatagtatcctgggctggcttttgtattctcttagggtctggaacacatctgcccaggattttatggcttttagagtctctgttgagaagtctggtgtaattccaaTAGtacctttatatgctacttggcctttttcccttacagcttttaatattctttctttgttctgtgcatttagtgttttgattattatgtgatgagaggattttcttttctggtccaatctatttggtgttctataggcttgtacatttatggccatctttttctttatgttagggaagttttcttctgtgattttgttgaagatgttttcttgccccttgagctgggattcttcaccctcttctattcctattatttttaggtttggtcttttcattgtaccctgaatttcctggatattttgggctaggagctttttatattttgtattctcTCTGACAGATCTTCTATGATagctttttctccttctctcttggtGGCGCTTGTATCtgtggctcctgatctctttcctaagttgccCACCTTCTGCATTGCCTCCCTTTGTGtctcctttattgtttctatttccatttttaagtctTAGACTGTTTTTTTCAAATCCTTCACCtccttgattgtattttcctgtatttctttcagggatttgttttctctttaaaggcttctacctgtttgcctgtgttttcctgtatttatatcctccttaaaggcctctattatctttatgagatgggattttaggtcattaTGTTGCTTTTCAGGCATGTTAGGATATcaagggcttgctgtggtgggagaactgggttctgatggtgctgtCACTTAAgatcttgcacttgcctctcaccatctggttatctctggtattaactGGCCTGGGTCTCTCTGACTGAAGCAGACCTCCTTGGAGGCAGGGAGAGCTCTGTGACCTGGGTTAGAGCTGGTCTcctggttagagcaggcctcctgtgcCTCTGGTTACTGTggatttcctgtgtccctggttactgtGGACCCCCTGGGATGCAGACAGGCTGTGTCCCTGGTTACTTCGGACTTCCTGGGCCAGCCTGTAGGGTGTGGGAGGGTTTCCGGCCCGCTGATCTGGCCTGAGTAGATAAGTAGACCAGAAGGCTTtcctttagtttttaatttattggtaTAAATATATTACAGATTATCTTACTAGCTTTAAAAAAAGTTCtcccattcaaaaaaaaaaaaaaaaaccaccaatggtgcacacttttaatcccagtgcttgggaagcaaaTCCAGGaattctgagttctagaccagcctggtctatgcaggAAGTTCTAGTCTGGTCAGTGcagggctacataggaagactgtctcaaaaaaaataattccatctTTTCATATTtcagtattgtttttatttaaacactCAGTTTccatcttcatttaaaaatgaattggaCCGCCAGGCCGtagtggcacgcgcctttaatcccagcactcaggaggcagaggcaggcggatttctgagttcgaggtcagcctggtctacagagtgagttccaggacagctagggctacacagagaaaccctgtcgcgaaaaacaaaaaacaaaaccaaaaaaaaaaaatgaattgaaccaggtcctctggaagaacaagccagtgcttttaaccgctgaaccatctagCCAGCTgacttagtttgggttttattgctgtgaagagacaaccatgaccaaggcaacttttataaagcacacttaattggggctggtttatagtcgcagaggttcagtctgttatcatcatggcggaAGGCATGGCAGCCTCCCGGTGGAAATAGTgctgagaaggagctgagagtgctccatcttcatctgaaggcagcaggagagacTGTTTCTTCCacattgggcagagcttgagcattaGGAGCCCTCagagcctgcctacacagtggcacacttcctccaacaaggctacacccacTTCACACAGGGCAAGGATATTCAGACCACCAGTCCTTGATTTTTAATTCTACCTGGGTGTTTCTAACTactaaatcaaaaaaaaaaaaaaaaaaaaaaaaaaaaaagccctgtttcaaaacaccaaaccaaaccacaactCACCCTTAAAACAGTGCTAAGGCTCATAAAGGAATGTGAGACTTGGATACTTATAAATAGGACTCTCCAggctggagatagctcagtggataagagcactgactgctcttctgaaggtcctgagttcaaatcccaacaaccacatggtggctcacaacaacccataatgggatctgacatcctcttctggcgtgtctgaaaacagctacagtgtacttatgtataataaataaataaataggacttTCCAtatgccaggtgtggtagcatatgcctgtattcccagcactttgGGAAGGTAAGGCAGGATTTCGAACTTGGacacagcctagtctacatagtgagaacccaatgcaaaaagaaaacaaatgtagtACAAGTTATGAGGTGTTTATTCATTATACACACTGGAAAGAAGCATTTCATACTTGTATCTCCTGTTCTCCATAACAAGCTTATGAAGAGATGGTATAAAATAGTCATAACTTAAAATACATTTGGATTAGAAATGAAGCCAGGACAATAGATGTCTACACAGCTGTGCTGTAAGAACATAGGCGGTTTAAGCTCATGTTTTAGTTATGAAAGCAATTCAGCTCATCTCACAGGAAACAAAAGCAGGTGCTGAATCGTGAAAGTCCCAATCAGTTATTTTTAGCATGCCTCTTAATTTTTCTGTCCCCTGATTTCTTGTCTTCTGTGCCTAAGTCTTGAACAGGTAACCACTTTAGGGGATGGCGGCGGTAGATAGGCCACGGAGGAAGTGTCAGCTAGATCAGAACAGGGAAAAAGGCAGCATTTATTTCCATTCAAGGTCTAAATGATCATTAAGTATGTCTGATCCCCAAATAACCACCATGCTAAAGATTAACAAACTAATGAGACAAAATATGTCAGGGGGTGAGAACAAGCCTTAAGTGTTTACACATACCAATTTTAAGAACTAAAAGAAATGTGAGGGCAGCGCAAGCAAAAGTATGAAGACCCTGGCATATTCATCTTACTGCCTAGAGGAGATgcaaaagaaaactagaaatctCTACACTTTTATGTAGAGCAAGCCATCTGACACAACATTCTACTTTTCaaataatagaaaacagaaacattaatGGGAAAGATGAACAAAGAAGTGATTCTGATTCTCATTAGTAGGTCCAACCAAGTCTCCTGAGTCAGAAAAACTTATGCTGCTGCTAATACTCAAATACCACAAATGCCTTACCAAACACGAGAAAGCAAATCCGGCCATAACTATGTAGACAGTCCACCCAAACTGTTCAGCCACGTACCCGTAGATAAACCCAACtatctgaaaagaaacaaagtataTAAAATGCAGTCAAACCAAAGGAGGCGGGGTTAAGAATTAAAGGTAATGCAATACTTACTGCAGAAAAAAGAATAATCCCCTGAAACATCTGTTCAGCTAGTTTCTGCCCCTTGTAATCCTGGGGAcgaaaaagaaggggaagagtTGGTCCTACCGCCAACGGACTGCAATTCTTGTAGGGAACTGTGTTGGCATAAGGCAGCACTCAACACCAGGAGGGCCCGAGAGTAAAGAAGCAAAAATGTAATTTCCCAGGGAAACTTGGGCATCTTAACAGACCACGGGAAAGGGGATCCATtctggggaagagaagggaaagtgaAGCCAATCTTTGGGGTGGCTCCGGTGGAGGTGAGGGGCTTAGAAGTCGCTAGGCTCCAAAGAGACGTGCGGGGGATCTGGGACGCGCGTCCTCACCATCTGGGTGGGCAGCGAACTCAGGTGTTCCAGCATGGTGGCCGAAGACCGATACCGACAGCGAAACGGACGTAGCCGATTATTAAGGAGTAAAGCTTGCGGGGGTCGACACCGAGGACAGGCAGGCCGATCAGCCGAGCGCTTCACTTCGCCTGTGGCCCCGGAAGCGGATGTCTCCGACGGGCACGGACAACCCCTGGCCCCGCCCCGCGCCATCGACCAGGGAGGTACGCCTCTTCGCTTTCCTAGAACCCTGTACACTGCTCACGAGGGCTGGGGCAGCGGCCTGGCCGGAGCATCGTGCACCGGCCAGCGCTCCTGGCCGCCCGGAGTTGTAATTGCGGCGGGAATCACTTGCGGGCTGCGCCTCCCCAGTTTAACGGCCGCCGGCGAGCTCCACGTCTCCATAGCGACGGCCTTTTCTCAGGGAGGACCCCGGCGACGGGGTTGCCCCGTGGCGCCTGCTGCGCCTGGCTCTCTGGCAGAGGGAGGCGCGGTCAGACTAGGAGTTGTGGCCCTACGTGGCTGCTGCAGAGCTCGCCAGCCAGTGGGCCACGGCCAGAGAGCAGCGGACGCGGGCGGCCCGGCGGTGGGCCGGGGCCTGGGGCCTGCGGAGCGAGCGCTGAGCTGGCGGGGCGGGCCGGGGCGTGGGCGGCGGCCACTCCTCCCGGCGCAGGTAAGGGCGGGTGCGCCCCGCTTCGGAAGGCGACCGATGATTCGTCTGACGCCACTCTAACCTGACCTGTCAGTGCGTGGCGGGATCCCCGGAGCTCCTAAGCGTAAGGAGACTACTAATGACCCCTAGAGTTAGGGAAGATAACGAAGCCACAGTCTCCAGGGAAAGGAGACTGCCTCGGAGAAGAGCTGCGGGGCAATGGTCGCCCCACATCTCGTGGATTGAGCTTCCGTGCCCTTTGTAGGGGGGTCCCAAATTCGGCCCAACTTTTTGGTTGCGGGTTTCCATGGCTCATTCCCAGGCCAGTCCCTCTTGGTAAAGACCagccaaggggaaaaaaaaaaaaaaaaagaccagccaAGGGTTTCCCTtaaccctgtctgtctgtctgtctgtctgtctgtctgtctgtctgtctctctctctctctctctctctctttctctcctccctctcccctctcccccctccccctctccctcctcccccctctctccctctcttccctctcccctctcccctctctcctctcgacagggtttctctctctgtatatccctggctgtcctggaactcactctgtaaaccaggctgactcagaaaatccgcctgcctctacctctacctctgcctcccaagtgctgggattaaaggcgtgcgccaccacgcccggcttaaccCTGTCTTTCAAGGGTTGTGTGTATTTCAAAAGCGTGAGCCCTTCCTTCATGACTGAGCTAGATGGGATGCTGAATTCAGACAGACCATTCTGGGGATCCCTACCTCTGGGGCCATCTGCCTCTGTGGACTCTGCTGTGCATGCAGAGTCGGGCACAGATGGCGAGATGCTAGACACTCTAGACTGAGAGGTGAGTGGCTGCTGCCAGCATCTACACATCCATGGAGCTACCAAtcccttaattaattaattttgattagTACAG
The sequence above is drawn from the Mus pahari chromosome 8, PAHARI_EIJ_v1.1, whole genome shotgun sequence genome and encodes:
- the Spcs1 gene encoding signal peptidase complex subunit 1 — protein: MARGGARGCPCPSETSASGATGEVKRSADRPACPRCRPPQALLLNNRLRPFRCRYRSSATMLEHLSSLPTQMDYKGQKLAEQMFQGIILFSAIVGFIYGYVAEQFGWTVYIVMAGFAFSCLLTLPPWPIYRRHPLKWLPVQDLGTEDKKSGDRKIKRHAKNN